The genomic region ctctgggatgttatttatctcccaggtctttccataaagagcaggtctagaccggactctgggatgttatttatctcccaggtctttcataaagagcaggtctagaccggactctgggatgttgtTTATCTcacaggtctttcataaagagcaggtctagaccggactctgggatgttatttatctcccaggtgtttcataaagagcaggtctagaccagactctgggatgttatttatctcccaggtctttcataaagagcaggtctagaccaggactctgggatgttatttttctcccaggtctttcataaagagcaggtctagaccggactctgggatgttatttatctcccaggtctttcataaagagcaggtctagaccggactctgggatgttatttatctccctggtctttcataaagagcaggtctagaccggactctgggatgttatttatctcccaggtctttccataaagagcaggtctagaccggactctgggatgttatttatctcccaggtctttcataaagagcaggtctagaccggactctgggatgttgtTTATCTcacaggtctttcataaagagcaggtctagaccaggactctgggatgttatttatctcccaggtcttccataaagagcaggtctagaccaggactctgggatgttatttatctcccaggtctttcataaagagcaggtctagaccggactctgggatgttatttatctcccaggtctttcataaagagcaggtctagaccggactctggtatgttatttatctcccaggtctttcataaagagcaggtctagaccggactctgggatgttgtttatctcccaggtccttttataaagagcaggtctagaccagactctgggatgttatttatctcccaggtctttcataaagagcaggtctagaccggactctgggatgttatttatctccctggtctttcataaagagcaggtctagaccggactctgggatgttatttatctcccaggtctttccataaagagcaggtctagaccggactctgggatgttatttatctcccaggtctttcataaagagcaggtctagaccggactctgggatgttgtTTATCTcacaggtctttcataaagagcaggtctagaccggactctgggatgttatttatctcccaggtctttccataaagagcaggtctagaccggactctgggatgttatttatcccctaggtctttcataaagagcaggtctagaccggactctgggatgttgtTTATCTcacaggtctttcataaagagcaggtctagaccaggactctgggatggtatttatctcccaggtctttcataaagagcaggtctagaccggactctgggatggtatttatctcccaggtctttcataaagagcaggtctagaccggactctgggatgttatttatctcccaggtctttcataaagagcaggtctagaccggactctgggatgttatttatctcccaggtctttcataaagagcaggtctagaccaggactctggtatgttatttatctcccaggtctttcataaagagcaggtctagaccggactctgggatgttgtttatctcccaggtcctttataaagagcaggtctagaccagactctgggatgttatttatctcccaggtctttcataaagagcaggtctagaccggactctgggatgttatttatctccctggtctttcataaagagcaggtctagaccggactctgggatgttatttatctcccaggtctttccataaagagcaggtctagaccgactctgggatgttatttatctcccaggtctttcataaagagcaggtctagaccggactctgggatgttgtTTATCTcacaggtctttcataaagagcaggtctagaccggactctgggatgttatttatctcccaggtctttcataaagagcaggtctagaccggactctgggatgttatttatctccctggtctttcataaagagcaggtctagaccggactctgggatgttatttatctcccaggtctttccataaagagcaggtctagaccggactctgggatgttatttatcccctaggtctttcataaagagcaggtctagaccggactctgggatgttgtTTATCTcacaggtctttcataaagagcaggtctagaccaggactctgggatggtatttatctcccaggtctttcataaagagcaggtctagaccggactctgggatggtatttatctcccaggtctttcataaagagcaggtctagaccggactctgggatgttatttatctcccaggtctttcataaagagcaggtctagaccagactctgggatgttatttatctcccaggtctttcataaagagcaggtctagaccggactctgggatgttatttatctcccaggtctttcataaagagcaggtctagaccaggactctgggatgttatttatctcccaggtctttcaaaaagagcaggtctagaccggactctgggatgttatttatctcccaggtctttcataaagagcaggtctagaccagactctgggatgttatttttctcccaggtctttcataaagagcaggtctagaccggactctgggatgttatttatctcccaggtctttcataaagagcaggtctagaccggactctgggatgttatttatctcccaggtctttcataaagagcaggtctagaccggactctgggatgttatttatctcccaggtctttcataaagagcaggtctagaccaggactctgggatgttatttatctcccaggtctttcaaaaagagcaggtctagaccggactctgggatgttatttatctcccaggtctttcataaagagcaggtctagaccagactctgggatgttatttatctcccaggtctttcataaagagcaggtctagaccggactctgggatgttatttatctcccaggtctttcataaagagcaggtctagaccggactctgggatgttatttatctcccaggtctttcataaagagcaggtctagaccggactctgggatgttatttatctcccaggtctttcataaagagcaggtctagaccaggactctgggatgttatttatctcccaggtctttcaaaagagcaggtctagaccgactctgggatgttatttatctcccaggtctttcataaagagcaggtctagaccagactctgggatgttatttatctcccaggtctttcataaagagcaggtctagaccggactctgggatgttatttatctcccaggtctttcataaagagcaggtctagaccaggactctgggatgttatttatctcccaggtctttcaaaaagagcaggtctagaccggactctgggatgttatttatctcccaggtctttcataaagagcaggtctagaccagactctgggatgttatttatctcccaggtctttcataaagagcaggtctagaccggactctgggatgttatttatctcccaggtctttcataaagagcaggtctagaccggactctgggatgttatttatctcccaggtctttcataaagagcaggtctagaccggactctgggatgttatttatctcccaggtctttcataaagagcaggtctagaccggactctgggatgttatttatctccctggtctttcataaagagcaggtctagaccggactctgggatgttatttatctcccaggtcttcataaagagcaggtctagaccggactctgggatgttatttatctcccaggtctttcataaagagcaggtctagaccaggactctgggatgttatttatctcccaggtctttcaaaagagcaggtctagaccggactctgggatgttatttatctcccaggtctttcataaagagcaggtctagaccagactctgggatgttatttatctcccaggtctttcataaagagcaggtctagaccgactctgggatgttatttatctcccaggtctttcataaagagcaggtctagaccaggactctgggatgttatttatctcccaggtctttcaaaaagagcaggtctagaccaggactctgggatgttatttatctcccaggtctttcaaaaagagcaggtctagaccggactctgggatgttatttatctcccaggtctttcataaagagcaggtctagaccagactctgggatgttatttatctcccaggtctttcataaagagcaggtctagaccggactctgggatgttatttatctcccaggtctttcataaagagcaggtctagaccggactctgggatgttatttatctcccaggtctttcataaagagcaggtctagaccggactctgggatgttatttatctcccaggtctttcataaagagcaggtctagaccggactctgggatgttatttatctcccaggtctttcataaagagcaggtctagaccggactgaTGTTGCCTAGCTCATGTTTTGCTGCTGCTTGTTCCTGCTTAGCGTGGCTGACGTCTCGGGGCGGTGCCGCTCCGCTGGCTTCtttatctttctctttctgttgagGAGACATaactattatattataatatatatatatatataatatatatatatattatatatatatatatatatatatgtatataatatatatatacatatatatatatatatatatatatatatccatcaTTATATCATATTTCTACTTTCATATTTATAGACTTTGTGCGACtataacacagaatttcccttcagggatcaataagtATTTCTGATTGTGATTAACAATCAATAAAACATGTAacactgaaaaaacacaaaactaaacaGAGATACATGtttcttatttatttgttcaataaaatcaaataaaaacaaacttatcAACCGATTATTAAAATATCAGAATCACGATGAACTGATCGAAGAGAAGACAGAGATAAACATGTCCAGACATCACAAACTTAGAGCTGTGTCTATGTGCATTCCTTTAAAAGATGAAATAAGTCAAATCATAATTAATCATCAGCAATGTGACATCATTTATGTTGTGTTGACAtcatcactttttaaaacatcagaaacacGAGAAAATAGAACATGTGGTAAACTCCTCCATGTAGGAATGTTATAACACGGGATTCAGTTTGAGACGATCATACATGTTTATTAGAGGCGTCATTACTGAATGAATTATCAAAGGATTCATATTACAGCTCATTAACTTTCAGTAGAAACATAAAATCAACAATCAATAACTTGTAAAtattcaaaaatacaaaaatcattAATGGAAAGTGATTCCTAATCATTAAAGGTACAGTACGTGTCAAAGGATGGACCAACTGTCCCCAGACCCCCTAACTTTGAAGGTTCTGGGTTTTCTGGCCTTGAAAACAAGATGTCATATCTCGGTTATGTTTACTCGTGAtgtaatgttgtgtttttgtatttttgtgtttttgtatttttgtgtttttgtatttttgtgtttttgtgtttttgtgtttttgtatttttgtgtttttgtatttttgtgtttttgtatttttctgctgTAGAACGGGGTCAGGGTTCCTGAGACGTCGTATCTCTCTCGGTTGGTCCAGGACTGACTCCCTTATACTGTCCCTCAGCACCCCGtccccactgtccctcagcaccccgtccccactgtccctcagcaccccgtccccactgtccctcagcaccCCGTCCCTACTGTCCCTCAGCACCCCGtccccactgtccctcagcaccccgtccccactgtccctcagcaccccgtccccactgtccctcagcacccgtcctcactgtccctcagcaccCCGTCCCCACTGTCCTCAGCACCCCGtccccactgtccctcagcaccccgtcccactgtccctcagcaccccgtccccactgtccctcagcaccCCGTCCCCACTGTCCTCAGCACCCATCCCTACTGTCCCTCAGCACCCCGTCCCCACTGTCCCTCCTCTGCCGTACAGTAGTACCATCGCTGGAGGAAAATCTGACCTGGGTTATGATCCAAAACATGAAGTACTTTTCCTCCAAACAATATTTCGGTGAAACAGTTTAGTCTCGTTAATTTAATTTTCAGGGTGGTCAGTGGACCGGCCCCCCCCACTGCCACCAGGGGGGAGACGAATAAGGGAAAATAATACGCAAAATATCACAAAACTATTCACAGAGATGCAAGTTAACGACAGATTTCAATAGAAGTTTTGAATGTTGGCCCCAGGTCATCATCAacgttggtggggggggggggggggagagagagagagagaggagagagagagagagagagagagagagcgagagagagcgagggcgAGCGAGCGAGCATATGTGCAACAGTCTCCATGTTGTATGATGACGCCACCTTGTTTGGAAATGAAATTACGCGGCTTTGTCGCTGCGTAATATCCACGTTCTTTgggaaaatacaaaaacagtttgaaaaatATATTGACATGCCAATCATATGTTGTTGAATTAATCGCAGGAAGAAAAACGCCCCGGTGTGGGAAGGCCTTAGGACTCTCTCCCTCACCCCCCTCTAACTGAAACTAATCCATTTTATATAGCTCAGTGGTATCCGGTTGATTGAGAGGAGTATACCCGTCGCGTCTTCTATCGAGGTTCCTGAGCTTCCGTCTGAACCACTCACCGATTTGACGCCATCTCATGGCAATTTGGTCTCCCAAGCCATGAGCCTCCTTGAACACGTCAGAGGTGTAGTGCTCTCCACCGTTAGCTTCTACCATCTGATCTATTTTATCCAGAAGGTCCCTGACCTGGACCCTGtttcctttctttgtgttgtcaaAAACGCAGAATCTCCCCCCACACCTGGAGACCAGGGCAGAGACATGTTGGTTGGACCGGATCAAACCATCCATGGACCTTCCCCTGAGTGCGTCTCCATGAGTGAACAGGACCATCATGTATTTAGAAGCCTCTCCGGTGAACAGCTTTGGCAGCATCTTAAACAGTTTGATGTCTGCTTCAGAGATCCTGTCAAACCTGACCACGATGAGGAAGGCATGAGGTCCTGGACTGGCCTCTACTACCGCCTTCATGATCTCTTCAAACAGCTTTCTTGGAGCCAGAACCTGTCCAGTGAATCCTGGAGTATCGACCACTTGGACCCAGAAACCCTCCACTCTGGCTGACTTGGAGGCGGTCTCAGTAGTGCCTGCATTAAAGCCAGCAACTGATTCAAACCATTCTGATCCCAGGATGGTGCTTCCTGATGAACTCTTCCCACTTCCAGGGAGACCGAGCAGCACCaccctcctttccctcctttccctcctttccctCCCCAAATCAcctgaaacacaaaaaataaatagaatttaaaaatgttgcatCAACACAAACTGGACCATCAGCTTGACTGGTTCTAGTGGCTGtagttctgcaccaaggctgaattttgggaaggAGACtacagatccagtattagggaccactaaggtctatataaaagagacttcagatacagtattaggggaccactaaggtctatataaagagacttcagatccagtattaggggaccactaaggtctatataaagagacttcagatacagtattaggggaccactaaggtctatataaagagacttcagatacagtattagggaccactaaggtctatataaagagacgtCAGATCCGTGGTCCCAAAGTCCCATGGTCCCACAATCCCATTGTCCCACAGTcccatggtcccacagcccaatggtcccacagtcctGTGGGACCATAGTCCCAcaggactgtgggaccatagtcctatggtcccacagtcctgTGGGCATCTGTACCTCACTCACTGACAGCAAAACTCAGTCAAACTCTGGCAGATCAGCTGATCTACTGTACACAGTCATTAGATGTTTCTACTCACTGTTTCTGAGGTGGCCGGACTTCTCCAGCAGCTCTCTGACTTGTTCCTGGGTTCCATTTTTATTGTTGAACAAATGATATCTCCCTTCAAACTTGTCAACAAGCTTTTTAAGACAACTTCCTGGATCTTCATTGACATACTCATCCAATGACGTCTTGTCGAGGTCATCTCCTCCGGTGAAGAGCAGGTAACAGTTGCTGAGCTCACAATCTCCAATGGCTCTGAGAGCTGCATCCAGAGCTCTCTCATGATCATCGGTGAATCGATCTGCTTTAATTACTACCAGGAACAGACGAGGTCCGGGGAACTTCAGGAGGTCCTTACACAGGGTCTGAATCTCCCTCGTAGACCCAATTATTCCTGGTGTGTCGATCACTGAGATCTGTTTTCCAAGCACAGGTCCACTTTGTGTAGAGATCTGTGTTGTCACTGATTTGAAGGATCGTTTTGACACAAAACCTGGTCGTCCAAGGATGGTGTTCCCTGAAGCAGATTTACCGACTCCGGTGTGTCCCAGAAGGACGATGGTGAGATCTGGACATGAACTTGGGCCTGTATCCATGCTTGCGCAACACAAAACCTGCTGCAGACAACACAAAGAAGTTAGTAGTCTGTGAGTTAAGATCTGAGTTCTGTAAGCAGAGTGACACCCTAAGAAGTCGGACAGTTAGAGAGgagcacgggggggggggcaataatGAGAAAATATTGAACAATTTGTTCTCTCTTCtatagtttttacattttacatccTTCAGTGTGTTTAGATGCACAGCAGTAACCGGGGTATGGCCTGACCCCTGTCGGTGAGTACCCGGGTTCTGTCCTtacagagagggggaggagggggaggagggggaggagggtggAGTAACTTTACCTCCGCTACCGCTCAGTGCTTTTGGACCAGACTCGAAATTACACAGACTGAACACTAAATtagtcaaatttaaaagttacacCCTGTTACACCAACCTGTGTCTACTTGCATGGTTTAaaatctgtgagtgtgtgttttatgggacctctatctgtaaattatagagaggtctagacctgctctatctgtaaattatagagaggtctagacctgctctatctgtaaattatagagcagtctagacctctatttgtaaattatagagcagtctagacctccatctgtaaattatagagcagtctagacctctatctgtaaattatagagtggggtctagacctactctatctgtaaattatagagaggtctagacctgctctacctgtaaatgaaccaggacagatgttcaggaTCAGCTGTTATGTACACTTGTTAACTAAAAGGTCTCTGGAGGGATCTTCTCCTTTAGACACCGAAACAAGAGAACAAACTAAGAGACTCtatacactgttagactttgctgtaatttctacagttaccaCAAAAGGCCCAGTAAAttaccataattttcttttccggttaattactgtaataaacattgcattatgggtattgacatttaatttacagtgctttactgtatattttgaatttgcggtaatagtcaaacacatacatatgtataaatatatgtatatatatgtaactaacaaaaattacattgtcaaaacaaaacaacatttaacaaaTGAAGTTgaactaaaaaataaattaaagataGAATACACAAATTGAACTGTAATTACACAGTTGTAATTGTAAAATAATCTGATCATGTGAGATAAACCAACCAACAGTGTAACTAACCTTAAAGAGAGAGGAGGCTGTTAGTCTGCTGAGTCCACACAGAGAGGAGAAGTGTTCGCTGTACTGGTCCCAGATCCAGATCAGCCCCTCACTGAACTCTCCTCCAGAGACCTGCAGCTGAAGGTCACGGGACTTcacagatcagactgtggttggaGCTAACTCACGTATATTAACTTCCTGTTACCTCAATAAACCCTAAAATAATAaccaaaccaaaacagaaacaggAGACACACTTCCTGTTTCAGCCTCAACAACAGATCACTTCTCCGTTTCTCTCAAGCTCCAACCGGTCTGGTAGTTCCTCCGGAGGAAGGAGATACCTGGGACCCACCTGGGCTCTTGGTGGGTggagtctgacggggccggGTGGGGGGTATAGCAGGGTGTagtagggcgtagcagggtgtagtagggcgtagcagggtgtagtagggcgtagcagggtgaAGCAGGGTGCGgggcaggaccacggcgacaacCAGGATTTAGgagccaccctaatccaagaaAAACTGCTGGGTGGAAGAACATAAGGACCTAAAACTTAATAACTCATTATTCATTCTGCAATCATTGTCACgttccttttgttttgagttattgtttcttttttctaataATTACTTCACTGTTTAGAAAGGAGCAAGcgctgctgggggggggggggggggctcaccaGACCAGGGATAATTAAACCCTGTCCATAAGTAGTGCTGTCCCCCTTGTCGATTCAACCTTTGGGACCGGACACAAACTGATGTCTTTTATCCGACAGAGGCACCACCTTTTGGGCTGGTGGGGGTGAAGAGCCCCAACGTGATGAGTGGAGCCTGGAGCCGGGAGGCTGGAGCCAGGAGCCAGGAGCCTGGAGCCTGGAGCCTGGAGCCTGGAGCCGGTAGCCTGGAGCCTGGAGCCTAGAGGCTGGAGGCCGGAGGCCGGAGGCTGGAGGCTGGAGGCTGGAGGATGGAGCCCGGAGGCTGGAGGCCGGAGGCTGTAGGCTGGAGGCTGGAGGCTGGAGGCCGGAGGCCGGAGGCTGGAGCCCGGAGGCCGGAGGCCGGAGCCCGGAGGCCGGAGCCCGAAGGCCGGAGGCCGGAGGCCGGAGCCTGGAGCCGGGAGCCGGGAGCCGGGAGCCGGGAGGCTGGAGGCTGGAGGCTGGAGCCTGGAGCCTGGAGGCTGGAGGCTGGAGGCTGGAGGCTGAGGCCGGGAGCCAGGAGCCAGGAGCCTGGAGCCTGGAGCCTGGAGCCTGGAGCCTGGAGGCTGGAGGCTGGAGGCTGTAGCTGGGAGCCGGGAGCCTTGACCCTGGAGGTTGGAGCCTGGAGCCTGGAGCCTGGAGCCGGAAGCCGGGAGCCTGGAGCCTGGAGCCTGGAGCCCGGAGGCTGGAGCCTGGAGCCTGGAGCTGGAACCTGGAGCCTGGAGCCTGGAGGTGGGAACCTGGAGCCTGGAGCCTGGAGCCTGGAGCCTGGAGCCTGGAGGCTGGAGGCTGGAGGCTGGAGCCTGGAGGCTGGAGAATGGAGGCTGGAGGCTGGAGCCTGGAGGCTGGAGGCTGGAGGTTGGAGCCTGGAGGCTGGAGGCTGGAGAATGGAGCCTGGAGGCTGGAGCCTGGAGGCTGGAGGCTGGAGGTTGGAGCCTGGAGGCTGGAGCCTGGAGCCTGGAGCCTGGAGCCTggagtaagtaaactttatgtaagtaaactttatgtatatagcacctttcacagacaagaagggtcacaaagtgctttacagtaaaaaacaaaataaaacagcaacacataacatactaagccatattgctagttaaaagcttgtctaaaaagatgtgtcttgaggtgttttttaaaagattccacagaatccaaggcTCTCAAGGCTCTCAAGGCTGAGGgaagagagttccagagccttggagccgCCACAGAAAAGGCTCGGTCGCccctggttttaaaacgtgttctggggacagttaaAAGGTCTCGGTCTGAAGACCTTAGAGAACGACCAGAAGTGTAA from Etheostoma spectabile isolate EspeVRDwgs_2016 unplaced genomic scaffold, UIUC_Espe_1.0 scaffold00009642, whole genome shotgun sequence harbors:
- the LOC116679169 gene encoding GTPase IMAP family member 6: MDTGPSSCPDLTIVLLGHTGVGKSASGNTILGRPGFVSKRSFKSVTTQISTQSGPVLGKQISVIDTPGIIGSTREIQTLCKDLLKFPGPRLFLVVIKADRFTDDHERALDAALRAIGDCELSNCYLLFTGGDDLDKTSLDEYVNEDPGSCLKKLVDKFEGRYHLFNNKNGTQEQVRELLEKSGHLRNSDLGRERRERRERRVVLLGLPGSGKSSSGSTILGSEWFESVAGFNAGTTETASKSARVEGFWVQVVDTPGFTGQVLAPRKLFEEIMKAVVEASPGPHAFLIVVRFDRISEADIKLFKMLPKLFTGEASKYMMVLFTHGDALRGRSMDGLIRSNQHVSALVSRCGGRFCVFDNTKKGNRVQVRDLLDKIDQMVEANGGEHYTSDVFKEAHGLGDQIAMRWRQIGEWFRRKLRNLDRRRDGYTPLNQPDTTELYKMD